The Silene latifolia isolate original U9 population chromosome Y, ASM4854445v1, whole genome shotgun sequence sequence atcatatcatTCCAACTAGTTCGTTTGCTCAGGTACGTAATTGGCGTTTTTTGTCCCTAAATTTCTAATTCGTTGTAACATTACTCTGTTTGTTCTTGTTTCGTTTCTATAATTTGAATTTCATCTTCCTTTTGTTTGttattttcaatttaattttgtgtttcctcaaaCTTGTGACGTTTTTGTTGTATTTCAGGTTTTTTGCTCattcttcacaattatcatattattccaATTATTTCCTTTGTTCGTGCACGTAATTAATTCTTTTTTTAGTCCTTATGTTTCGCCTTCGTTCTTATCTTACTGTTTGTTCTTCTTTTCGTTTATATGCTTTGAATTTCATCttgatttatttgttattttcaGTTTACTTTTGTGCTTCCTTAAAATTCGGTACGTTTTTGTTTGATTTCAGATTTTCCGCTCAAATCTCTGCGTATTCAATCCTCATTGTGATGTCTggtatgttattcttcttaattttGTACTTTCAGCGTATTCTGAAATCTCTGTgtattctctctttattttgtGCTTTCAGCTTTCAATCACATGTTCGTTATACTTTTGGTAAGTATTTTATGTTCATTGACGTTCTTATTTTGCTCAATATGTGATATTGTCTTCTACAACTGGTGATATTGTTTTGTTGATCTGTACCATTGTCTATTCacgtttgtgatattgtttttcaaCTTCATGTGTGATATTTGTTCCAGAGtacgtgatattgttttcctgGATATGTGATATTGTACAGGCACGTGTGTGATATTGTTCCTGCAACATTCCTAGTGATATCGTTTTCCATCTTCATGTGTGATATTTATCCCAAACAACGTGATATTGTTTCCCTGGATATGTGATATTGTTCAGCCACTTGTGTGATTTTGATTTCCTTCATATCTTTAAGACTTTTTCTTGTTATTTTACATTTTACTTTTCTTGCCAGATCCTACAAGTAATGTCACTTCTTCTTCCTGTAATGATCTTCATGTCTCGCCATTACGTCCGAAGATAGTCTCGCTATTGTTGATTCTTCACTTACTTCTACTTTGTTGAACCACCGATGCATCTAGTTCTACTCCacatgttgaacaacattctgtTCCTTCTCGTGTGCATCAACTACTTTTGGACTCCACACCTGGTGGTAGTGAATTGTGGACAAGGAATGTTGCACTTGAGTTTAAACCTTATATTGGCCAGTTGTTTGGGACGTTGGCAGAAGCTATTAGTTTTTATGATGTGTATGCAGAAGCATGTGGTTTTGAACCTAGGAAGTCTTCTCAAAAAGGGTCAGATCTCGGTGATGTGAAGTATAAATATGTTGTTTGCAACCGTGAAGGTTTTAGAGATCGTAAGAGGAAGGCTATTGTTTTAGATAGTGGAAAGGAGCAGGCAACTCCCAGGCCTTTTGATATCAGGAACACTAAATTAACTAGGATTGGTTGTACTGCTATGATTGAGTTTCGCTATAATGGGGATGGTTATGTTGTTTTTCAGTTTCGTGAGTGGCATAATCACCGTCTTTGTTCACTTAGAAATCAACAGTTTCAAAAAAAACACAGGCACCTCCATCTTTACCATAAAAAGACAATTATTGATCATTCAAGGGTTAATCAAGGGCCAACAAGGGCATTTAGAAATGTCAAGGAATATGTAGATAGCTATGAGAATGTTGGAGCTCAACTGGTTGATTTTAAGAATTTTGGAAGGGATATCAAATGTTTCATAGGAGACCGGGATGCTCAACTGTTTGTTAACTATTTTGAGGATAAACGTGATACCAGTGAAGGTTTTTACTTTGCTTATGAGGTGGATTCTGGTAAATGCTTGGTTCGTGCATTTTGGTGTGATGCAGAGTCTCGTAGAAACTACGCTTTGTTTGGTGATTACATTACTTACGATCCAACTTACAGTACGAATAAGTATTGTATGCTTTTCACTCCTTTTACTGGCGTAGACCACCACAAAAGGTCGAGTTACTTTTTGCTTCGCGTTGCTATTTCATGAGGATGAAGATTCTTTCACATGGGTCTTTCAAAAGTTCCTTGATGCTATGGGACAGCGAGAGCCACACTGTATAATAACTGATCAGTGTGCTGGAATAAAGCTGGGTTTGCGTGCTGTCTTCAAACATGCTAAGcgcagatattgcatgtggcatatcatgcaaaAGGTTACTGATAAGGTTGGGCCTGCAATTTCGAGAGAGACTGATTTTGTCAGCTGTTTGAATGCTATTGTTTGGGATGCTGAGTTAGAACCTCTTGAATTTGAAGAAAAGTGGTGTCAGTTGGtcaatgagcataatcttgatGGTAATTCCTGGTTGTCAACCATGTTTAGAAAAAGGAGGAAATGGATCCCAGCTTATTTTCGTGATGTTCCTATGGGTTGTCTATTACGAACAACTCAACGTTCTGAGAGTCAGAATAATTTTTTCAAGCGTTTTGAAAATGCACATGGTACACTTGTTGAATTCTTGATGCGGTTTCAAAGTGCTATTGATGTACAgcgccatactcaaaaacaacttGATAGAGACGATGATTGTACTCTTCCACAATTAGCGACTTCTCTTAAGTTGGAAGCTCATGCTTCCAAGGTTTATACAAATGCTGCTTTCTCAGATTTTCAAGTTGAAGCTTCTGCTTCTATTTGCTCCCTTAGTGTTGGTGGCTTCACACCACCTGCAAATGGTGTAGAATTAATTGGTATTGCTGATGCGGATCACGAGAAGACCTACCAAGTCGTCTACAATTCTCTAACGAATGACGCTGAATGTTCTTGCAAGTTGTTCAACAGGAAGGGTATTATTTGTAGACACATTATCTGGGTTTACTCTGGAAAACAAGTTCACACTTTGCCCGATAAATACATTCTTATGCGGTGGACCAAGAATGCACATAAGATCCCTCTTTATGGTCCACTTGGTAAGTTAATCGAGGATTTTGATGCCACTGATTTACGAAAGATGGAAATGTGCAAGTTATGGTCGAGTTCTACGCAACCATCGGTGTGCTCAAGAATGTGTCTCACGAAGGAGATCATCGATCTTGTTGACACCCTTAAACAATTCAGGGTGAAACTCAATCCGCAATCACAGTCAATGACCAAAGAGCGGGGAGTTGGAGATGCTTCTTGGCGCGAGTTCCTCAACCGAGGTGAGGATTTTACCACCTCGTCAGGCAAAGAACAAGGGTAGCGGGAAGAGAATGATCTCCAAAAAGCAACAATGCATAGCTAAAGCGGAGAAGCCTAAAAGGCTTTGTCGTAATTGCAAACAAATGGCTCACCATGATAAACGAATCGTCCTAATGCTTTTGTACTCGATGCCGACAATAAGGTATGTTCACCATGAACAGTCTATGTATGAAACTTTTTATCTATGCTGTATGATCACGAGTCAGAAACAATACCAtatgttatttaaaataatatcaCATCTTATGCTAAACAGTATCACTATTTGACGATACCAGAATGTGATATTATTTGAGGATAACAGAATATGTCAACACATCTGTCTTAACTTTCTTTTATATTTTCCTGGTAATTTTAGAAACAATACCACATACTGttagaaataatatcacacttttGTAGTACACAGTATCACTGCTTGAGGGTAACAGACTGTGATATTGTTTGTAATTGTTTAgatagaaacaatatcacacttcatttgaaataatatcactccttatataaaataatatcactGTTTCACCTTTTTGTGTTTTCAGGGTAGTtcagatgaggatgatgatgctgatgatggtTGATCGGTCGAAGGAGTTTTTGTTGATGGCGCTCATTAATTATAGCAGCAGAAAATAGACGACATTCTATATGACTAGTATATTAATATAGCCTACAACATTCATTAAAGTATAGATTATACTTTATTTTTTATAGAAAGTACTCGTACTCGGATAGTATTTGATTATTTTATTTGTCTCAGCtgtcttgtttttgtattttgtgaaactgagaaacaatatcacaccttacattTATATATTTCACATCTTACTCTAAACAGTATCACTACATCAGTAGTACTATATATGCCTTTTGCTTTAAGATTTTCACATCTTGTGTTTTGTGTGTTGTCAAAATATGGCAGTTCATAATATGGCAGATTTCTAACACAATATCAACTTGTGtacacaacaatatcacaacatagtgaaaacaatatcaacgtaagacttaaactaacatattcatattgtgatattgtttatacaTTCAAGTGATATTGTTTAACACACTGTGCGATACTGAGAAGCAATATCAACCTGTGTACACAACAATATGACAAGATTCTAAAAACAATATCAACGTGAGATTTAACAATCCATATCCATAGTGATATTTAAAAGTAAACAGTGTGGTATTGTTTTAGCCCTGCGTGATATTGAGAAGCAATATCACAGCCACTATTACACAATATCACACCAAACGtgaaataatatcacactttaGCATCAGTTAGATGACATCCAAAATAAGCATCACTACTTTACCATTATAAAAAGTTACCATTAAATTCGTTTCTGTACTACCATTACATAGCCTTTAGTTTAATTACAACTTCGTTCTAACAAATATAGTAGTCCTAATTCCTTCCTCTTCCTCCGCGGTTCTTCGGATTTGCAACGGTCTTAATCCTACCACGTTTGTATGTTACTGCGGGCTCGTTCCTACGATTTTCAGCATCTTTTCCGGAATCAGCTCCTCTGTAAAGCATATCCATACCAACAGTCATTTATTATTTCTGGACACCTTTGTCCTAATTACTATCTATCTTTTTGTATATACAACTGTAAATTGTTTTTACCTTTTCCTAGGAGATTGCCGAAGAATTGGCAATTCTGTGTTAATAATCGGTTTCTTAGTACAATCCTCCTTTGCTGTTTCCGGAACATCTTCTTTATTTGTCTCCTCCACAACAACATCAGCATTCTCTTTTGTTTGAACTTCTGCCATTGGTACTTCCTCTTGCTGCTTCCCTTTCGCCTTTTCGTTGTTCTTCCTCTGTTGCTTCAATGTCTTCCATATTTCATCCTTCCCATCTGAAAATTCTTTTACTTTTTCGATCAAAGGTGTTCTGTTCTCATTTATGTCAGCTAAAAGCAATGCTGTTGCCATTTCTAGCCAGTAGTATCGCCTATACACTTTTTGGTTCAGGTCGGCTTCAAACATCACACCCTCATATCGAATCATGTGCATCATTAAGAAGTTCCCAGACTCAGTATTGTTCATCTCTGTCTTTTGCCAAGGGAAGTTGATGTTGACAACATCAAACGTTATTATATCATCTGCTCTTTCCACTTTCTTCTTTGCTAAGTAGTCACTCATGTGCTCCGCCTACAATATTACGGTTCACCATTAGTAATAACTTCACAAACACAAAAAATCCATTATTTCAATGTTACTATACAGCAAGCAATACTTTAAAGAACTATCAATTAATCATACCACCAAATCTGCAACTTTGTGTATTTGTGTTTGCTCCCGTCGGGTACTCTGTGTTGTCCAAAGACTTCCATTGtctcggttttgaaatttatacaaacacgaaataATGCTCTTTCCATACCattggaataaaaaccagatccgCTTTTGTGTTACAGGAACCGTGTTTCTTCTAATGAATTCGTCCCATTCTTCGAACATCTTTTCTTTAATCAATTCCCTGTCTCCAGCTCCTTCGGTTTTAATTTCCTGTTTTGAATATATATGTTACAAGTCCTATTTTTGTTTTAAAGAGTGATTATATTTAAACAAACTAAATGGACAGCTTACCATGTGTCGAATCCCAAAAAACATCACACTTGTTTCACATTTTTCTGTGTGCTCAATATGGTTCAGAATGAGGGACCAACATTCAATCACATTGCTCTCGACATGCTCATTTGGAAGCAACGATAATATATCATTTCTGACAAGACATTGATCATTACTGAATTTGGCAACCACCTCACTGCTCCAAACATTAACACAAACCAAATTAAAATAGTGCACACAATATCACACTTctctaaaaacaatatcacatcccTTAAGAAACAGTATCACAAAAATA is a genomic window containing:
- the LOC141629824 gene encoding protein FAR1-RELATED SEQUENCE 5-like, whose protein sequence is MIGFLLILHNYHIIPIISFVRALYFCASLKFGTFLFDFRFSAQISAYSILIVMSAFNHMFVILLILQVMSLLLPVMIFISTPHVEQHSVPSRVHQLLLDSTPGGSELWTRNVALEFKPYIGQLFGTLAEAISFYDVYAEACGFEPRKSSQKGSDLGDVKYKYVVCNREGFRDRKRKAIVLDSGKEQATPRPFDIRNTKLTRIGCTAMIEFRYNGDGYVVFQFREWHNHRLCSLRNQQFQKKHRHLHLYHKKTIIDHSRVNQGPTRAFRNVKEYVDSYENVGAQLVDFKNFGRDIKCFIGDRDAQLFVNYFEDKRDTSEGFYFAYEVDSGKCLTTTKGRVTFCFALLFHEDEDSFTWVFQKFLDAMGQREPHCIITDQCAGIKLGLRAVFKHAKRRYCMWHIMQKVTDKVGPAISRETDFVSCLNAIVWDAELEPLEFEEKWCQLVNEHNLDGNSWLSTMFRKRRKWIPAYFRDVPMGCLLRTTQRSESQNNFFKRFENAHGTLVEFLMRFQSAIDVQRHTQKQLDRDDDCTLPQLATSLKLEAHASKVYTNAAFSDFQVEASASICSLSVGGFTPPANGVELIGIADADHEKTYQVVYNSLTNDAECSCKLFNRKGIICRHIIWVYSGKQVHTLPDKYILMRWTKNAHKIPLYGPLGKLIEDFDATDLRKMEMCKLWSSSTQPSKQYHILLEIISHFCSTQYHCLRVTDCDIGSSDEDDDADDG